The region GACCCAATCACGATCGATGGGGATCAGGCCTGCGACCAGTGTACGATGCAGATCGGCCAGCACCCCGGCCCGGTCGGACAGACCCACTATACTGATCCCGAGGACATTGTCGACGAAGATCGGCCGGCGCAATTCTGCAGTTCGACCTGTACCTACACCCACACGTTCGAGCAAGAAGACGCCGACCACGATCCGACCGCAATCTACCTGACCGATTACTCGAGCGTCGACTACGACATCGGACTCGACGGCGACGCCGAAGAAATCAGTAGCCACCTCGAGGCCGACGCGTTCGGGGAAGCCAACGGCCTCACGCTGGTCGTCGACAGCGACGTTGAGGGCGCAATGGGGCCGTCGATGATCGGATTTGGCGACGCCGATGAGGCCGAGCAATTCCAGAGCGAGTACGGCGGCGAACTGTACGAACACGAGGATGTGACTCCCGAGTTGGTCATGTCCCTGATGGACTAATTCTCGGTCCGGATTACACCCCTTCGAAGGAAGAGACAACTGATCGAACACAACGACCAGCCGTCAGTCGCGACCGCCCAGATCGGACTCGAGGCAGAGCCGACAGTCCCCAAGGATCCAGTGGATGACCACCGAACTCGAGCCGATTACCATCGGACGCCCCAGGTCGCGACCGCGAGCGAGCCGATCGTCCACGCCGCCAACCCGGCGAGACTCGCCAGCGGCGACGCCACCTGCGGTCCCGTTCCCATCGCGAGAGTGGTCAGTTCGTACGGCGGCTGCTGATCGATCGTCGCTTACCACGACTCGTTTCCCGTGAGTTCGGTCGACGAGTAATCAGTGGCGTAGACCGTCAGGAGATAGCCAAACCGTTGGATGTGCGCCGACAATCGCTGAGTCTCGACGCCGTCGTAGCCGACAAGGGATCGGGCGTGAAACATCCGTGTGTTCTAGGACGTGCGCTCCTGCTCGAGGCTGCGCTTGTCCTCGAGAGCGATTTCCATCGAGGACGGATTGTCGAAGGCTGCAGGCTCGAGACTGGGCGATTCGCCGGCGGCTACGAACAGTCCAACCGCGACCACCGCGGCGATGAGGGAAGCGTGCTCACAGCGACGAGACCTAACGATCCCTTCACAGTTTCCGTAGTTGTGGAAACGACGTATAGCGTTTGGTGCACCCCTCAAAGGGGCAACAGTTCACTCGAGGAACCAGTTATCGACGTGACTGACGACCATCATCGATTTGTATAACAGGCGAATACAGCCGTGTATGCGAACTCCAGCACCCGAGACGCGTCCGATTGCGCTGACAATCGCCGGCAGCGACTCCGGCGGCGGCGCTGGCATCCAGGCCGATCTGGCGACGATGGCCGCCCACGGCGTCTTCGGCACGTCGGCAATTACGGCCGTCACCGCCCAGCACACCCGCGGCGTCGAGTCGTCGTTTGCACTGCCCACCGCGGAGGTCGAGGCTCAGATCGACGCCGTCACCGACGACTTTGCGGTCGGCGCTGCGAAGACAGGCATGCTCGCAACCACTGAGATTGTCGAAACCGTCGCCGGGCACGCCCGTGAGTTCGACTTCCCGCTGGTCGTCGACCCTGTCATGGTCGCAACGACCGGCGACCGGCTGCTCGAGCCCGCAGCCGAACGCGCCTACGAGAACTTACTCGGCGAAGCCACGCTCGCGACGCCGAACGCCGACGAAGCCGAAGTGCTGACTGGAATCGCCGTCGAGGACGCAGATAGCGCCCGCGAGGCCGGGAACGAACTGCTCGAAACTGACGTCGACGCCGCACTCATCAAGGGCGGCCACGTTCCCGGCGAGCAGGTACAGGACATCCTCGTTACCGCCGACGGAAGCCAAACGTTCGAACATCCGCGAATCGACACCGAAGCGACCCACGGCTCTGGGTGCTCGCTTGCGGCGGCACTCGCCGCCCGATTAGCAAACGGCGACCCGCTCGCAGACGCCGTCGCGGGCGCGACAGACTTCCTCGCCCGTGCAGTCCGGTACTACTACGATGTCGGCGAGGGTCCCGGCGCAGTCAACCACGCTGTCGACCTGCGAAACGCCGCCGCTCGCGAGGCGACTACCGAGGAGGTCGAAATTATCCTCGAGCGCGTCGTCACAGCCGACGTGAGCGCGTTGGTCCCTGAAGTCGGGATGAACATCGTCGGTGCGACGCCGTACGCCGAATCCGTCGACGAGACCGCCGCCGTCGAGGGACGCATCCACCGAACCCTGTCAGGCGTCCAGCCCACCCGCGGCGTCCGATTCGGGGCCTCGAGTCACGTCGCAGGCGTGCTCCTTGAGTTGCGCGAGTCGGTCCCTGACCTGCGATTCGCAGTCAACTGCCGCTTCGACGACGCGTTCGAGGAAGCACTCGAGACGCTCGAGTGGGACATCGCCGAGGCCGGAGAGGCCGACGCTCGAGACACAGCGCCAGCAGTCGTCCTCGAGGCAGGCGGCGACAGCACGGAGCCGATGGCGTACGTCGTCGCGACCGACCTGCAGACGCTCCTCGAGCGCGTGTTGAGACTCGATGAAACGGTCGAGGACGCCGAGCGGTCAACACGGTCGTGAGTGGACGACTCCTCGCGTACTCCGTCATGATCCGACGAGTTATTAGTACGTGACTAGATACCACGAGTTATGGTCGAGAACCCCTTTGACGTGGAGATCCGCGTTGGCGAAGTCCTCAAGGCGGAAGCGTTTCCCGAGGCCAACAAGCCGAAGATGACGAAACTCTGGATCGACCTCGGCGAGGACCACGGCGAGATTCAATCGGCGGCACAACTCGACGAACACTACGATGCAGCCGATATCGAGGGCAGACAGGTGCTGTGTGCGACGAATCTCGGCTCAGTGCGGATTGCGGGATTCAAATCTGAAGCGTTGACGGTCTGTGTACCGGGTGAGGAGGAGTATCCCGTGCTCGTCGAACCGGACACGGAGGTGCCACTCGGTGGCCTCCTGTTTTGAGCCCAGCGGCGTCTTCGGTCGGAACAGATAACAGTCACCACCAGTTCATAACCCGATCTCGCGGTACGTAACAAAACAGATAGTTTTTCTCATCAAACCGACCGACAGAACCTGTCCAGTAGCTGTGAGAAAAGAGGCAACAGCGAACGAGATGCGTGTCGTAGGCCGTTATCCGACTGATAACGACCGAATTAATCCACTGCCACGATTGTCGATAATTACACGGCAACAATACTTATGCCGGCGTTCGCCCGTTGTGTAGTCATGTCACTACAGGATGGGACTGGGCGCGAACGCTCGTCACGAGACGGCGTGACCACGGCACAGGAAATCACCCTCGAGCGTCGAGAGATCGAGCAGCTAAAGTCGTTCGTCGGGTTCGACCGCGAAGATGAACGCACCCTCGAGTCACTCGCAGGCGTTTTCGATCAAGTGAGCGACGACCTGTCGGCGGAGTACACAGACCACGTGCGAACGCAGGACGACGTCAACGAAGCCATCGCAAACGCGCCGATCACCGAGTCGCAGTTTCGCGCCGAGCAGCGCCGGTATTTGGAGGGCTTCGCAAGCGGCGACTACGACCGAGACTTCTTCGAACGACGCGTCTCTTCTGCCAGTATCGATCCGTTTCTGGATGCCGGACTCGACTCCTACGTCAGTTCCTTTAGCAGCTACTACGAGCGACTGCTTACCGAAATCGCTGCGGACGTAAAAGCCGAGTTCGGGGACGAAACCGCAGGAACCGATGCCGTTGACGACGCCGTCGAGGAAACCCTCGAGCGCTCGCTGTCTGTTCTGAAACTCGCGACGATGGACCAGCACCTCGCCATCGAGACCCGTGTTGACGTCTATATGGAACAACTCGAGGAGCATGCTGAACGCCGCGAGAGCGTTCGTGAGGATCTGACGGAGACGGTTGCCGACCTCGAGGGGTACGCCAATCAGATTAACGACGGCACGGCGGAGATCAACGAGGTCGCCCAGGAACAGTCGTCCTCAATGGCTGAAATTGCAAACGAATTATCCGATCTGAGCGCGACCGTCGAGGAGATCGCCTCGAACACCGAGGAAGTCAGTGCAACGACCGAACGGGCCGAAGACGTCGCGACGAAGACGACCGAAACGGCTAACGAGGCCATCTCGAAGATGGAGCGAGTCAACGGGGCCGCAGACGAGGTTACCGAAGACGTCGAAGACCTTCGTGAGGGCGTCCAGCGCATCGACGAAATCGTCGACGTGATCAACGACATCGCCGACCAGACCAACCTGCTCGCGCTGAACGCCTCAATCGAGGCCGCAACTGCGGGTGAAGCGGGCGACGGCTTTGCGGTCGTTGCAAATGAGGTCAAATCCCTGGCTGAGGAATCTCAGGAGGAGGCCGCGACGATCGAGCGAATGGTAAACCAGATCCAAGACGATACCGAAGACACAGTTGACAGCCTCGAGGAGGCAAACGAGGAAATCGAAGACGGCGTCGAACTGGTCGAAGAAACTGTCGAGAATCTCGGCGAGATCGAAGCAGCGATCGGCGAGTCCGCGACGGGGATCGACGAGGTCGCGGCGGCGACGGACGATCAGGCCGCAAGCACTGAGGAGGTCGCGGGGATGGCGGATGCGGTCATGGAGAACGCAGACGAAATCGCCACCGAGACGGAAGCGCTCGTCGAGGCGAACGAGAAGGCAAATGCACGAGTCGGAGATATCGTCACAGCTGTTGATCGGCTAACCGAAGTCGAACAAGAAGAGGGGCTCTGAGTAGACAGTAAGATCGACACGGCAGATAGCTAAGTAATGTCTGGCGTTGATTTCGAATTTGGTGTGCTAAACACAATCCGTATTAGCTACCAGTACAATTGTTCACATACAGTACAACAGCGACAACAATGGTTTTGGTGTTGTAGCCTGTATTTGGAAATATGAGTGTCCGAATCGAAGGGTTTGAAGGGCTTTCGGACCGTGTTGAGTCCATCGGAGGAGAGAACACAATCACAATGTCGGAGCTCTTCCGCCCTGATTTCATGCAGACGTACACGGACTACGATACCATCGAGGCGTTCTTTGATGAGAGTCCGTGGACAGTTGAATCACAAGCGGACTTCGAAACGATTCCGCAAGACGAGTTTGACATGTATGTCGATGAAAATACAGGCTTCAACTCATGGGAGATGATGTTGAAAGCAGCAGGGCGTGAATGGATCAGTCGGCAACTAAATATTAGCTAACGCTCCGATCCTGCTCTGGATCTTCGCCTGTGCACTCACTTTCTGGTTCGGGTTCTGTGTCCTCTTCTGTTCCTTCTGCTGGTTGCTGCTCGTGCTCTCGGTTAGGGACATGAAGATGAAAATCAATATCGTTGTTGTCTCCCTCGACGACAAACCCTGTTTCAGGGCCTGTTGTGTTGTGTGATTGTTTACCCCTACTGGCTGATATCAGAGTCATTGTAAGCGAAATTAGCGTTGCAATTCCAGTCACAAGTTGCCACACCGTCTCGAGTTGTGATGTGATATCCCCGACATTCGGTGATTCGACGATGATCGTAACCTCGAGTAGAAAGCTTCCGAGAAACAATCCAGACACGAAAACAGTGAGTATCGCTGCTTGAGCCGTCGTCAGTGGAACGTCAACTTCTGAAAGCCGGCTTCGAAAACTCATTCCTCGTCAGACTCGTCTAACTCGCTGGCGTCGAGGTCGTCCCCAAGCTGATCATCAACATAGCTGTTCCCCCACTTGTTGCGCGGTTCAATCCTGCGCTGGAAGTCTGCCAAGTCGTACATATCCAGGAATCAGACTGTCGAGTTATAAAATATTTATTATAAAACTATGCGAAATATGGTTTGTTATCTTTGTGACTCGGAAGAGAAGCTTCTACGTTCTTTTCTTGAGTGAGACAAATTTTTCTTTCATCTGAGTCTGTCTCTGATGGGGTATCAAGGACTATATGGACTAAACAGTAAGTTGGAGGTGGGAGACTACGAATCGGAGGCGGGAGACGGCAAACAACAATCCATCCTACCCGACCGCGAACCCGTAGCACTTTACCCATCGGAACACAGTCGGACTGGTATGACAGAGGCGACGGGTATCGTCGGGGAGTTTCTCTCGCTCAAAGCAGAGACCGACGCCGATATTCTGGCGATGCAGTGTGGCGACTTCTACGAATTCTTCGCTGATGACGCCGAACTCGTCGCCGACGAACTCGATCTCAAACTCTCGAAAAAATCCTCGCATGGCTCATCGTATCCCATGGCCGGCGTCCCGCTTGCGGATCTGACGCCCTATCTCAAAGCCCTGGTCGAACGCGGTTACCGCGTCGCCGTCGCCGACCAGTACGAAACCGACTCCGGCCACGCCCGCGAAATCGTCCGCGTCGTCACGCCCGGCACCCTCCTCGAGACGACGGATGCCGACGCCCAGTATCTGGCGGCGGTGGTCGACGGCGACGCGATCGGTGCCAACGACGGGACAGCATTCGGCCTCGCGTTCGCAGACGTGACCACCGGCCGATTCCTGGTCACCGACGCCGCAGACGCAGACGACGCACTGACCGAACTCTATCGATTCGATCCCGTCGAGGTGCTGCCGGGACCTGACGCCCGCGCGAACGACGAGTTGCTGAATACACTCCGCGAACGCACCGACGCGACGCTGACGCTGCACGACACCGAGGCGTTCGCCCCCAAACGCGCGGATCACGCCGTCGGCGATCACTTCGGTCGCGAAACGGTCGACCGCCTCGCGGTCGGTGAGGCCACAATCGCGGCCGCCGGCGCAATTCTCGAGTACGTCGACGAAACCGGTGCGGGCGTCCTCGCCTCGATGACCCGAATTCAGGCCCATCAGGGCGATGACCACGTCACGCTGGATGCGACGACCCAGCGCAATCTCGAACTCACGGAGACGATGCAAGGCGAGCGCGATGGCTCACTCTTTCAGACAATCGACCACACCGAAACCAGCGCCGGCGGCCGCCTCCTCAAAGAGTGGCTCCAGCGACCCCGGCGCTCACTCGAGGTCCTCGAGCGTCGCCAAGAGTCAGTCGCTGCGCTCTCTTCGGCCGCGCTCGCACGCGATGAAATACAGGACCAACTCGGAGAGGCGTACGATCTGGCGCGACTGGCATCGAAGGCAAGCCACGGCAGCGCGGACGCTCGAGACCTGCGCGCAGCGGCCGAGACACTCGGCGTCCTCCCCGCGCTCGCGGAGACGATTGCCTCGAGTCCGGACCTCGCGGAGTCGCCGCTTTCCGAGATCATCGATCGGCCGGATCGCGAGGCGGCCAGCGAGTTACGCGAAACACTCGAAGAGGCCATCACCGATGACCCGCCCTCGACGGTCACGCAGGGCGAACTCTTCCAGCGGGGCTACGATCCTGACCTCGATGCGGTAATCGACCAACACGAGGAAGTCAAGGAGTGGCTCGACAGCCTCGCCGACCGCGAAAAGCGCCAGTACAGCCTGAGTCACGTCACCGTCGACCGGAACAAGACCGACGGCTACTACATCCAGGTCGGCAAATCCGCCGCCGACGGCGTCCCCGACCACTACGAGCAGATCAAGACGCTCAAGAACTCGAAGCGATTCACGACCGACGAACTCGAGGACAAGGAGCGCGAAATCCTCCGACTCGAGGAACAACGCGGTGAACTCGAGTATGAACTGTTCGAAGAGTTGCGCGAGGAAGTCGCTTCCCGCGCCGAGTTACTGCAGGACGTTGGCCGAGCGCTTGCCACAATTGATGCGCTCTCGAGTCTTGCCTCCCACGCCGCGGAAAATCGCTGGACGAAGCCCGACCTGCACCGGGGCGACGAACTGCGACTCGAGCAGGGTCGCCACCCCGTCGTCGAGCAGACCACGGAGTTCGTCCCGAACGACGTGCAGATGGACGAGGATCGAGGTTTCCTCGTCGTCACCGGCCCCAACATGTCCGGCAAATCGACGTACATGCGCCAGGTCGCCGGCATCGTCCTGTTGGCCCAGATCGGTAGTTTCGTTCCCGCGAAAGAGGCCGAGATCGGCCTTGTAGACGGCATCTTCACCCGCGTTGGCGCACTGGACGAACTCGCACAGGGGCGCTCGACGTTTATGGTCGAGATGAGCGAACTCTCGAACATTCTGCACGCAGCGACCGAGGAGTCGCTCGTGATTCTTGACGAAGTAGGCCGTGGTACCGCAACGTACGACGGCATCTCGATTGCCTGGGCCGCGACGGAGTACCTGCACAACGAAGTGCAAGCGAAGACCCTCTTTGCCACTCACTACCACGAACTGACCGGCCTCGCCGACAGCCTCCCGCGGGTTGCCAACGTCCACGTCGCGGCCGACGAGCGCGACGGCGACGTGACCTTCCTGCGCACCGTCCGCGACGGTCCGACGGATCGCTCCTACGGGATTCACGTCGCCGACCTCGCGGGCGTCCCCGACCCCGTCGTCGAACGTTCGAGAGACGTCCTCGAGCGCCTGCGCGAAGAGAAAGCCATCGAAGCGAAAGGCGGTGGCTCGAGCGAGCCGGTACAGGCGGTGTTCGACCTTGGCAGCGGACAGTTCAGCGGTGCAGCAAGCGCAGACGGTGGCCAGTCGGCGGGCGAATCCGAAACCGACGGCGACGATGCAGAGACAATCGACCCCGAAGCGAAGGCCGTCCTCGAAGATCTCGAGACGCTCGAGGTGAACACGACGCCGCCAATCGAGTTGGTCTCGAAGGTCCAGAAACTCCAGCAGCGACTCGAGGACGGAGACAACTGAGCCGCGCGTATTTTTTGTCTCGCTCCCGAACGACCAGCTATGACCGACTGGGCAACGCTGTTCGAACGGGCCGCAGGGTACGACATCGACCGCGAGCGGATTCTCGCGACGGCCGACGACCTCGAGGGTGAGCGTGAAACCGACGAACAGGAGGAAACCGATGGCTGAACGAGAAGTGGACCAACCGAATCCCGCCCGCGTAGTGGCCGATGCAGCGGTGCTCGCCGAAGACCTGTTCATCGACGGCGACGCCCGCAAAGCCCTCGATCACGTCCGCCGACACGACTGGGTCGAACTTGTGGCGAGCGATCACCTGCTCGAGCGCACGGAGCGACTCGTAACGGCGCTCGCAGACGCTGACCTCGCGGCTGCGCATCGGGAGCGACTCGAGGCCGAGCGCGTTGCGGTCGAGCACCCGCCGGAGGACCACCCGGCGCTGGCGTCGGCCTACCGCGGCGAGGCGGCGCATTTGCTCAGCAACGACGACGGGCTTGGGTCGGCGAAGGCGGGTCTGTCGATGCAACCGCATCTCTCGGTGAGCGTCCGCCCGCCGGATGCGTTCTCGCTGCTGTTCGATTCTGAAAGTTTGTACAAGGCGGTCGAAGGCGGCGAGTATCCGGGGCCGGACCGCGACCCACGAGCCTAAGGGTGACCGATTCGTTCAGGCTGGTTTTTTGGCGTCGATGCGCGCGGAGACAATCGGCAAGTCCTCGGTCCACTCGCCTTCGACCGTAATCGAACCATCGACAAATCCAGCGGCTGCGAGCCAGCGCTCGAGTTCGTCAATCGTTGCTGCACCGCCAACGCAAGCGTCGATTTTCTCGGGGTCGTCTCGAACCGCTGGGGGCAACGGCTCTGTTGCAACGAGGTCAGAAATCGCCAGCTTCCCGCCAGGACGAAGGACTCTGAAGGCCTCCCTGAATACCTGTGGCTTCGCCGACGAGAGGTTGACAACGCAGTTCGAGAGGATGACGTCGATAGTCTCGTCGGCCACCGGCAGGTGCTCAATCTCACCGAGACGAAACTCGACGTGGTCAAACTCGCTCTCTCGAGCGTTCTCACGGGCTCGGTCAATCATTTCGGGTGTCATGTCGACGCCGATTATCTGGCCCTCGGGGCCGACTTCCTGTGCCGCGAGGAAGCAGTCGAACCCGCCACCAGAACCGAGGTCGAGGACGGACTCTCCCTCCTCGAGCGCAGCCACTGCGACCGGGTTACCGCAGCCGAGTCCAAGGTTCGACCCGTCGGGTGCTTCCTCGAGGTCGTCGCCGTCGTAACCGAGTGCCAGAGAACGAGATTCGTCGGCGACGGGGTTCGCGTTTGTGCTTTCGTCTCCGACCGTTTCGTTTTCGGATGCCGTCGAACACGAGTGATCGTCTGGTGCGTCTGTCTCACAGCAGCCCTCGCCAGTCGACGCGAGGCTGGCGTATGTTTCGCGGACACTTGCACGCCGATCCGTTGAGTCGTCGTTTGTGGATAAATATGTCATAAATATTGTATGTGTCGGTTACGAATCGGTCGGGACATCGACAGCGACTGCGATATCGAGGAGTTCGAAGACCGCTGTATCAGCGACTCGGTAGTACGTCCACTTGCCTTTCTTGCGAGTCTTGACGAGTCCGACTTCTCGAAGCGTTCGAAGATGCGTTGCGACCGTCGACTGGGGTGCCTCGAGGACGACCTGTAACTCACAGGCACAGAGTTCACCGTCCCGAAGCGCCTCAAGCAGTCGAACGCGATGCTCGTTCGCGAGCGCGCCGAAAACGGTCGCCTGCGTCCCAACTGCGTCATCAGCCGGGCGTCGTTCTGCAAGGCCCGCGATTGGGTCCGAATCGGCCTCGTCGTACAATTGCTCGAGGGTTTGGCACGCATCCTCGAGCGTGTCGGGCATGTTAGTGTCCTTCGTCATATTTGGATTTCCAGATTTGATTGGTAGCCAGCAGTGACTTCATTGGGCTGTATATCGACGGCTTGTCGATAGCTGGTCTCGGATTAGCCTATACATTGATACACCGACGTGATCGTAACAAATCTAGTATCGAGTTTTCACGATATAAGTATTTCGCAGAGGCAGATGAGGGGCGCTCAAAACGTGATACGATGGTCTAACGGAGCAAGAGACGCTGACCAATCGACAATGTCCGATGCGAGGTACTTAGTCCTGCGTCGCGAGCCACTCCGAAAAGTCGGCGAGTGCGCGCCCGCGGTGTGAAATCGCGTTCTTTTCTTCGGTGCTCATCTCGGCGAACGTCTGGCCGTTGTACTCGAAAATCGGATCGTAGCCGAACCCACCCTCACCGCGCGGAGCGACGATTGTCCCGCTAACGCGCCCTTCGAACGTCTCCGTTCGGTCCGCATCCGCAAAGGCGAGCACCGTTTTGAAGTGTGCGCGGTTGGTCTCCTCTTCGCGGACCAGTTGCCACAGGCGCTCGAGGCCGACTGTGTCCTCGACGTAGGCCGAGTACGGCCCTGGGAATCCCTCGAGTGCGTCGATGAACAGGCCGGCATCACCGACGAGGACGGGTTCCGTATCGCCCAGTTCCTCGTAGGCTTCGCGCGCGCCGTGGGCGGCGATTTCCACGAGCGAGTTGCTCTGGATTTCGGTGTAGTCGTACTCGATCTGGGTGACAGCGGCGATCCCCTCGAGGTACGTTTCGGCCTCGCGTGCTTTGCCTTCATTGCCGGTGACGAACCGAACGAACATGCTCGAGAGGGCGCACGCCGGGCGAATATAGCCGTCGGTTGGTCCTCGCGAGAGGAGCTCAGCGCCGAAGGCGTCGTTGCACCGCACGACAGACGACGGTGAACACCAGCGTATTCGTCGCGAGACTCGAGCACAGCAGG is a window of Natronolimnobius sp. AArcel1 DNA encoding:
- a CDS encoding nitrous oxide reductase accessory protein NosL, yielding MDEQRFTESRDGSATGGVGKRLSRRTVLVGAAGVSVAALAGCLGGDDETPDPITIDGDQACDQCTMQIGQHPGPVGQTHYTDPEDIVDEDRPAQFCSSTCTYTHTFEQEDADHDPTAIYLTDYSSVDYDIGLDGDAEEISSHLEADAFGEANGLTLVVDSDVEGAMGPSMIGFGDADEAEQFQSEYGGELYEHEDVTPELVMSLMD
- the thiD gene encoding bifunctional hydroxymethylpyrimidine kinase/phosphomethylpyrimidine kinase; this translates as MRTPAPETRPIALTIAGSDSGGGAGIQADLATMAAHGVFGTSAITAVTAQHTRGVESSFALPTAEVEAQIDAVTDDFAVGAAKTGMLATTEIVETVAGHAREFDFPLVVDPVMVATTGDRLLEPAAERAYENLLGEATLATPNADEAEVLTGIAVEDADSAREAGNELLETDVDAALIKGGHVPGEQVQDILVTADGSQTFEHPRIDTEATHGSGCSLAAALAARLANGDPLADAVAGATDFLARAVRYYYDVGEGPGAVNHAVDLRNAAAREATTEEVEIILERVVTADVSALVPEVGMNIVGATPYAESVDETAAVEGRIHRTLSGVQPTRGVRFGASSHVAGVLLELRESVPDLRFAVNCRFDDAFEEALETLEWDIAEAGEADARDTAPAVVLEAGGDSTEPMAYVVATDLQTLLERVLRLDETVEDAERSTRS
- a CDS encoding tRNA-binding protein — translated: MVENPFDVEIRVGEVLKAEAFPEANKPKMTKLWIDLGEDHGEIQSAAQLDEHYDAADIEGRQVLCATNLGSVRIAGFKSEALTVCVPGEEEYPVLVEPDTEVPLGGLLF
- a CDS encoding globin-coupled sensor protein translates to MSLQDGTGRERSSRDGVTTAQEITLERREIEQLKSFVGFDREDERTLESLAGVFDQVSDDLSAEYTDHVRTQDDVNEAIANAPITESQFRAEQRRYLEGFASGDYDRDFFERRVSSASIDPFLDAGLDSYVSSFSSYYERLLTEIAADVKAEFGDETAGTDAVDDAVEETLERSLSVLKLATMDQHLAIETRVDVYMEQLEEHAERRESVREDLTETVADLEGYANQINDGTAEINEVAQEQSSSMAEIANELSDLSATVEEIASNTEEVSATTERAEDVATKTTETANEAISKMERVNGAADEVTEDVEDLREGVQRIDEIVDVINDIADQTNLLALNASIEAATAGEAGDGFAVVANEVKSLAEESQEEAATIERMVNQIQDDTEDTVDSLEEANEEIEDGVELVEETVENLGEIEAAIGESATGIDEVAAATDDQAASTEEVAGMADAVMENADEIATETEALVEANEKANARVGDIVTAVDRLTEVEQEEGL
- the mutS gene encoding DNA mismatch repair protein MutS, translating into MTEATGIVGEFLSLKAETDADILAMQCGDFYEFFADDAELVADELDLKLSKKSSHGSSYPMAGVPLADLTPYLKALVERGYRVAVADQYETDSGHAREIVRVVTPGTLLETTDADAQYLAAVVDGDAIGANDGTAFGLAFADVTTGRFLVTDAADADDALTELYRFDPVEVLPGPDARANDELLNTLRERTDATLTLHDTEAFAPKRADHAVGDHFGRETVDRLAVGEATIAAAGAILEYVDETGAGVLASMTRIQAHQGDDHVTLDATTQRNLELTETMQGERDGSLFQTIDHTETSAGGRLLKEWLQRPRRSLEVLERRQESVAALSSAALARDEIQDQLGEAYDLARLASKASHGSADARDLRAAAETLGVLPALAETIASSPDLAESPLSEIIDRPDREAASELRETLEEAITDDPPSTVTQGELFQRGYDPDLDAVIDQHEEVKEWLDSLADREKRQYSLSHVTVDRNKTDGYYIQVGKSAADGVPDHYEQIKTLKNSKRFTTDELEDKEREILRLEEQRGELEYELFEELREEVASRAELLQDVGRALATIDALSSLASHAAENRWTKPDLHRGDELRLEQGRHPVVEQTTEFVPNDVQMDEDRGFLVVTGPNMSGKSTYMRQVAGIVLLAQIGSFVPAKEAEIGLVDGIFTRVGALDELAQGRSTFMVEMSELSNILHAATEESLVILDEVGRGTATYDGISIAWAATEYLHNEVQAKTLFATHYHELTGLADSLPRVANVHVAADERDGDVTFLRTVRDGPTDRSYGIHVADLAGVPDPVVERSRDVLERLREEKAIEAKGGGSSEPVQAVFDLGSGQFSGAASADGGQSAGESETDGDDAETIDPEAKAVLEDLETLEVNTTPPIELVSKVQKLQQRLEDGDN
- the arsM gene encoding arsenite methyltransferase, which codes for MTYLSTNDDSTDRRASVRETYASLASTGEGCCETDAPDDHSCSTASENETVGDESTNANPVADESRSLALGYDGDDLEEAPDGSNLGLGCGNPVAVAALEEGESVLDLGSGGGFDCFLAAQEVGPEGQIIGVDMTPEMIDRARENARESEFDHVEFRLGEIEHLPVADETIDVILSNCVVNLSSAKPQVFREAFRVLRPGGKLAISDLVATEPLPPAVRDDPEKIDACVGGAATIDELERWLAAAGFVDGSITVEGEWTEDLPIVSARIDAKKPA
- a CDS encoding metalloregulator ArsR/SmtB family transcription factor, giving the protein MTKDTNMPDTLEDACQTLEQLYDEADSDPIAGLAERRPADDAVGTQATVFGALANEHRVRLLEALRDGELCACELQVVLEAPQSTVATHLRTLREVGLVKTRKKGKWTYYRVADTAVFELLDIAVAVDVPTDS
- a CDS encoding XTP/dITP diphosphatase gives rise to the protein MFVRFVTGNEGKAREAETYLEGIAAVTQIEYDYTEIQSNSLVEIAAHGAREAYEELGDTEPVLVGDAGLFIDALEGFPGPYSAYVEDTVGLERLWQLVREEETNRAHFKTVLAFADADRTETFEGRVSGTIVAPRGEGGFGYDPIFEYNGQTFAEMSTEEKNAISHRGRALADFSEWLATQD